The Streptomyces sp. NBC_00775 genome includes the window TCCTCGGCCGCGCCCCGTCCCCGGCCGTCCCCGGCCGCTGCGGCGACCGCCTGATCCTGCCCACGGCCACGGTCGCTCCCGACGCCAAACTCACCGGCGGCACGGTGGTGGGCGACGGCGCCCGCGTCGGCGAGGGCGCCCGCATCACCGGCAGCACGATCCTCTCGGGCGCGGTGATCGCCCCCGGCGCCGTCATCACCGACTCCCTCATCGGCGCCCGCGCCCACATCGGCGAACGCACCATCCTCACCAACACGGTCATCGGCGACGGCGCGACCGTAGGCCCCGACAACGAACTCCGCGAGGGCGTACGCGTCTGGTGCGACGCCCACATTCCAGCGGCCTCACTCCGCTTCTCCTCGGACCAGTAGCCCCCAGCTGCCCGCGCCCCGTTAGGGGCGCGGGGAACTGCGCGAGCAACCCCCACCGCCCCGCAGACGCATTCAGGGGCGCGGGGAACGGCGCAATCTTTCAGGGGGGTCCGGGGGCGCAGCCCCCAGGAACGGGATGGGACGGGTAGGGGCGGCGGGGGCGATCACAACCGCCCAATATCCCCGCGGGGCATCTTCGGCACACGCCGCGGCGGCGTCCGCCCCGACAGCAGAATGAGCCGAGCCGCCCGATGCCGCTGCCCCGCATACGGCTCGAGCAGCGAGAGCATCACAGAGTCATCCGCATCCCGGTCATCCGCCAGGGCATACCCCACGATGCCGGGAAGATGAAGATCCCCCACGGTCACCGCATCCGCCGCCCCATGACTCCGCTGCACAACCTCCGCAGAGGTCCAGGGCCCCACCCCGGACACCAACTCAAGCCGAGCCTGAGCCCGCACGGAATCGAACGACACGGCCTCCTCAAGCCGCGCAGCGACCCGCACAGCCCGAAGAACCGTAGAAGCCCTCTTGTTGTCGACCCCGGCCCGATGCCACTCCCAGGACGGGATCAACGCCCAGGTCCGCGGCGCCGGCATGACGTACATCCGCTCCGGCGCGGGCCCCGGCGCGGGCTCCCCGAACTTCCGCACGAGCAACCGCCACGCCCGATAAGCCTCGTCCGTGGTCACCTTCTGCTCCAGCACGGACGGAATCAGCGACTCCAGCACGAGCCCGGTACGCGTCAGCCGCAGCCCCGGCCGCCGATGCCGCGTGAGCGCGACCAGCCGGTGCCGTGGCTCGAAGGCGTCCGGATCGTCCGCCGCCCCGAGCAGTTCGGGAAGCCGATCGAGCAGCCACTCGGCCCCCGGCCCCCACGCCTCGCCCTGAACCACCCCGCCCCGCAGCACGACCCGCAGGGTCCCGGGCCCGGCGGGCGTAAGGCTGGCCCGCCACACGGCCCCGTCCGCCGTCGCCCGGAACGTCGGATCGCCCGGCCCACGCCGCAGCGGCCCGAGCACGAGCCCGAGATCGAGTGGTCCGGCCGGTGTCCACGTACGGCTGCGTCCGGCCACAGGCGCCTGGCGAGGCACCCCGCCAGGCACGACGACATGCCCGCCGCGCACGGTCGTACGCGTCGGCCGAGGAGCGAAACGTCCAGCCACGAATGAGGTCCTACACGAATGAGGTCCTGATGGAGGTCGAGGTCCCAGGGCCGCCGATGGAGGTCCCAGGGATGCTCAGGGTGCCTTACGAGAGTAGGCGCTGCGGATGCCCCGTAGGCGCCGGACGCCTCAGCGCACCTCGATGAACGCCTCCGCGTCCCGCTCCGGCCGGGCCCGCGGCGCCTCCGCGGCATGCCCCACGGCGACGGCCCCCATCGGATCCCAACCCTCCGGCAGCCCCAGCGCCTCC containing:
- a CDS encoding DNA-3-methyladenine glycosylase family protein, with amino-acid sequence MAGRFAPRPTRTTVRGGHVVVPGGVPRQAPVAGRSRTWTPAGPLDLGLVLGPLRRGPGDPTFRATADGAVWRASLTPAGPGTLRVVLRGGVVQGEAWGPGAEWLLDRLPELLGAADDPDAFEPRHRLVALTRHRRPGLRLTRTGLVLESLIPSVLEQKVTTDEAYRAWRLLVRKFGEPAPGPAPERMYVMPAPRTWALIPSWEWHRAGVDNKRASTVLRAVRVAARLEEAVSFDSVRAQARLELVSGVGPWTSAEVVQRSHGAADAVTVGDLHLPGIVGYALADDRDADDSVMLSLLEPYAGQRHRAARLILLSGRTPPRRVPKMPRGDIGRL